In the Flavisolibacter tropicus genome, one interval contains:
- a CDS encoding cellulase family glycosylhydrolase, with protein sequence MFFSNPVLEIPKHDPELKSRWSEERVAEWYAKQGWLIGCNFVPHNAINQLEMWQAETFDPFTIDKELSWAASLGFNTVRVFLHHLVWEQNPTAYLERIELFLSIATKHSIKTMFVFFDAVWNPYPQLGKQPEPRHNVHNSGWVQCPGFDVLNDPSKYESLHHYVAGIVSHFKNDERVLIWDLFNEPDNMNMTSYRDDNYAQHKADLSLQLLKMTIKWVREIDPIQPITMAPWQEGEDWSCHTRSSEIDNYMFAHSDVISFHCYANKEGMQKRIEVLKRFNRPILCTEYMARPFGNTFEEILPLFKENNIGGYNWGFVAGKSQTHCPWDSWQNPYENEPELWFHDIFRSNGDAYRENEVAFLRTFIKEGKAVQQQEVA encoded by the coding sequence ATGTTCTTCTCGAACCCTGTGCTTGAAATCCCGAAGCACGATCCCGAATTAAAATCCCGTTGGTCTGAAGAAAGAGTAGCTGAATGGTATGCCAAACAAGGCTGGTTAATCGGTTGCAATTTCGTTCCACACAATGCCATCAATCAATTGGAAATGTGGCAGGCGGAAACGTTTGACCCCTTTACAATCGATAAAGAATTAAGTTGGGCTGCAAGCCTGGGATTTAATACGGTACGCGTGTTTTTGCATCACTTGGTGTGGGAGCAAAATCCTACTGCCTATCTGGAGCGTATTGAACTGTTTTTATCTATAGCTACCAAGCATAGCATCAAAACCATGTTTGTGTTTTTTGATGCCGTATGGAATCCTTATCCACAATTGGGTAAGCAGCCAGAGCCGAGGCATAATGTACATAACTCAGGCTGGGTACAATGCCCGGGGTTTGATGTGTTGAACGATCCATCTAAATATGAAAGCCTGCACCATTATGTAGCAGGGATTGTTAGTCATTTTAAGAATGACGAACGCGTGCTTATCTGGGACTTATTCAATGAGCCGGATAACATGAACATGACCAGCTATAGGGATGATAATTATGCCCAGCATAAGGCTGATTTATCCTTGCAGCTATTGAAAATGACTATTAAGTGGGTACGTGAAATAGATCCCATACAACCTATTACAATGGCGCCCTGGCAAGAAGGCGAGGACTGGAGTTGCCATACCAGGTCTTCGGAAATAGACAATTACATGTTTGCTCATTCCGATGTGATCAGCTTTCATTGCTATGCCAATAAAGAGGGTATGCAAAAGCGCATAGAGGTATTAAAACGCTTTAATCGTCCAATCCTTTGCACCGAATATATGGCTAGGCCTTTTGGAAACACATTTGAGGAAATACTTCCCTTGTTCAAGGAAAATAACATTGGAGGATATAACTGGGGTTTTGTGGCAGGAAAATCTCAAACGCATTGCCCTTGGGACTCATGGCAAAATCCATACGAGAATGAGCCTGAATTGTGGTTCCATGATATCTTCCGCTCAAATGGTGATGCCTATAGGGAAAATGAAGTAGCCTTTCTTAGAACCTTTATTAAAGAGGGTAAAGCTGTACAGCAGCAGGAAGTTGCATAA